From the Maioricimonas rarisocia genome, one window contains:
- a CDS encoding sulfatase, whose product MRMLLTLFIALQAANAAVATQTDEACGRPDRPNIVLLFVDDLGWSDLGYRNPVLESPNIDRLAQEGLDFEQAYIPCPTCSPSRAALLTGKHPVRLQMVRHIPVGPKHADFDAFGRTESEFNLWKTDPARFPCRNWLPLEQTTYAEVLGELGYHNEFLGKWHLGHEPYHPVQQGFDRQTGTSNFGHPRSYYPPYFRNATVFADASRQYLTDRLTDEAVRFLKQYDRDQPFMLSLWYYNVHGPHQGREDLVTRFRQKGLTGKQAHYAAMVKSVDESVGRIRQVLAEQKLAENTVIVFLSDQGGYFENPPFRGGKRVDTLCEGGARVPFLVYWPGITEQGGKNRSIVQSTDLFPTLVEIAGGDPAAHDHLDGISLLPTIRGNTLLDRGRPIFGYRAYEDLYASVRSGKWKLLAYRSGKVALYDLSEDIAEAHDLSAEYPEKTSEMIDKLASWEREMGVAEYSGVQ is encoded by the coding sequence ATGCGTATGCTGTTGACGCTGTTCATCGCCCTGCAGGCTGCGAACGCAGCTGTGGCCACCCAGACGGACGAGGCCTGTGGCCGTCCGGACCGCCCGAACATCGTGCTGCTGTTCGTTGACGACCTGGGCTGGTCGGACCTGGGGTATCGCAATCCCGTTCTTGAATCTCCCAACATCGACCGGCTGGCGCAGGAAGGACTCGATTTCGAGCAGGCCTACATCCCGTGCCCGACGTGCAGTCCCAGTCGCGCAGCTTTGCTGACCGGTAAGCATCCGGTCCGGCTGCAGATGGTCCGACACATTCCGGTCGGACCGAAGCACGCGGACTTCGACGCATTCGGCCGAACAGAATCGGAGTTCAACCTCTGGAAGACAGACCCGGCCCGGTTCCCCTGCCGCAACTGGCTGCCGCTCGAGCAGACGACGTATGCCGAGGTGCTTGGAGAACTCGGCTACCACAACGAATTCCTTGGCAAATGGCATCTGGGGCACGAGCCCTACCACCCGGTTCAGCAGGGTTTCGATCGGCAGACAGGGACATCGAACTTCGGCCATCCCCGGTCGTATTATCCGCCGTACTTCCGGAATGCGACCGTCTTTGCCGATGCATCAAGGCAATACCTGACTGACCGGCTGACTGACGAAGCGGTCCGTTTTCTGAAGCAGTACGACCGCGATCAGCCGTTCATGCTGTCGCTGTGGTACTACAATGTGCACGGTCCACATCAGGGCCGTGAGGATCTGGTGACACGTTTCCGGCAGAAGGGCCTGACCGGAAAACAGGCCCATTACGCGGCGATGGTGAAGTCCGTCGACGAATCCGTCGGTCGCATCCGGCAGGTTCTTGCTGAGCAGAAACTCGCAGAGAACACCGTCATCGTCTTCCTGTCGGATCAGGGTGGGTACTTCGAGAATCCGCCGTTCCGCGGTGGCAAGCGTGTCGACACGCTCTGCGAAGGAGGAGCCCGCGTCCCTTTCCTGGTGTACTGGCCAGGGATCACTGAGCAGGGCGGGAAGAACCGCAGCATCGTTCAGTCGACCGATTTGTTCCCGACACTGGTCGAGATCGCAGGCGGAGATCCGGCCGCACATGATCATCTCGACGGCATTTCGCTGCTGCCGACGATTCGCGGCAACACGCTCCTGGATCGCGGAAGGCCGATCTTCGGATACCGGGCGTACGAAGATCTCTATGCCTCGGTCCGGTCGGGCAAGTGGAAGCTGCTGGCCTATCGCAGCGGTAAGGTCGCCCTGTACGACCTCTCCGAGGACATTGCGGAGGCACACGACCTGTCAGCGGAGTATCCGGAGAAGACGAGCGAGATGATCGACAAACTCGCGTCGTGGGAGCGGGAGATGGGAGTGGCGGAGTATTCGGGCGTGCAGTGA
- a CDS encoding gamma-glutamyl-gamma-aminobutyrate hydrolase family protein, whose amino-acid sequence MNAKPIIGMNCDYRPARQDAAALSWINAGYYDSVTASGGIPTVIPPLADDEDLRTLLGTLDGLVLTGCKLDLDAIRLGFDKHPASRSMPPRREDFDRRLCRLAYDMKIPTLAIGAGMQTLNVICGGSLFQHVAEDILKPLCHRDTVENCLRHVIEIVPGTRMDHIYGPGEIRVNSDHHMAVDQVAPIFRVSATAMDGVVEAYESIDEQWWCLGVQFHPESHSASALDMQVFETFMDGVREQAAPEILSLEQRRAA is encoded by the coding sequence ATGAACGCGAAGCCCATCATCGGAATGAACTGTGACTACCGCCCGGCCCGGCAGGACGCCGCCGCATTGTCCTGGATCAACGCAGGATACTACGACAGCGTCACAGCTTCAGGAGGAATTCCGACCGTCATCCCGCCCCTCGCCGACGATGAGGATCTCCGCACTCTGCTCGGCACTCTCGACGGACTGGTGCTGACCGGCTGCAAACTGGATCTCGACGCAATTCGCCTCGGCTTCGACAAGCACCCCGCTTCCCGTTCGATGCCCCCCCGCCGCGAAGACTTCGACCGCCGCCTGTGCCGTCTCGCCTACGACATGAAGATTCCCACGCTCGCCATTGGTGCGGGGATGCAGACGCTCAATGTGATCTGCGGCGGCAGCCTCTTCCAGCACGTGGCCGAAGACATCCTCAAGCCGCTGTGCCACCGCGACACCGTGGAAAACTGCCTGCGTCACGTGATCGAGATCGTTCCGGGCACCCGGATGGACCACATTTACGGTCCCGGCGAAATCCGCGTCAACAGCGACCACCACATGGCGGTCGACCAGGTCGCGCCGATCTTCCGCGTTTCCGCCACCGCGATGGACGGCGTCGTCGAAGCGTACGAATCGATCGATGAGCAGTGGTGGTGCCTGGGCGTGCAGTTCCACCCCGAAAGCCACTCCGCCTCCGCCCTCGACATGCAGGTCTTCGAGACCTTCATGGATGGCGTGCGGGAACAGGCAGCCCCCGAGATTCTCTCGCTCGAACAGCGTCGCGCCGCATGA
- the queA gene encoding tRNA preQ1(34) S-adenosylmethionine ribosyltransferase-isomerase QueA: MSVPTADDLLSSYDYELPPGRIADQPADRRDASGLMRVDRDTGTISHDQFSRFPELIRPGDVLVVNQTRVIPARLLGRRKQTGGKWEGLFLGTDDAGFWRLIGKTRGRLTEGEAISLTAAHDPDAPELDLILNSRGDNGEWHARPSTAGGALELLEAYGTVPLPPYIQRQLATRDDWERYQTTYATRPGAVAAPTAGLHFTPEVLAECERRGATIARITLHVGIGTFRPVSAERLDDHVMHSEWCEVDAEAAQVINAAREAGGRVIAVGTTSVRTLESVAATGPLRAWQGETDLFIRPPYEFRVVDAILTNFHLPKSTLLVLVSAFAGRDLILKAYHEAVASEYRFFSYGDAMLLT, translated from the coding sequence ATGTCTGTTCCCACCGCCGATGATCTTCTGTCGAGTTACGATTACGAACTGCCCCCCGGGCGGATTGCCGACCAGCCGGCCGACCGCCGCGATGCCTCCGGCCTGATGCGCGTCGATCGCGACACGGGAACGATCTCGCACGATCAGTTCTCCCGCTTCCCGGAGTTGATTCGACCGGGTGACGTTCTGGTCGTGAATCAGACGCGCGTGATTCCTGCCCGGCTGCTCGGTCGCCGCAAGCAGACCGGCGGCAAGTGGGAGGGTCTGTTCCTCGGCACCGACGATGCGGGCTTCTGGCGACTGATCGGCAAGACACGAGGTCGGCTGACCGAAGGGGAGGCGATCTCACTCACCGCGGCTCACGATCCGGACGCTCCCGAGCTGGACCTGATTCTGAATTCCCGCGGCGACAACGGAGAGTGGCACGCCCGGCCATCCACCGCCGGCGGCGCGCTGGAACTTCTCGAAGCGTACGGGACGGTCCCGCTTCCCCCGTACATCCAGCGGCAGCTGGCCACCCGCGACGACTGGGAACGGTACCAGACCACATACGCCACCCGCCCCGGGGCCGTGGCCGCTCCCACCGCCGGATTGCACTTCACTCCCGAAGTCCTGGCGGAGTGCGAGCGGCGCGGAGCCACGATCGCCCGGATTACGCTGCATGTCGGTATCGGAACGTTCCGCCCGGTCTCTGCCGAACGGCTCGATGACCACGTGATGCACAGCGAGTGGTGCGAGGTGGACGCGGAAGCCGCCCAAGTGATCAATGCCGCTCGCGAAGCGGGAGGTCGGGTCATCGCTGTCGGAACGACGTCAGTCCGGACGCTCGAGTCGGTGGCGGCCACCGGACCGCTGCGGGCCTGGCAGGGGGAGACCGATCTGTTCATCCGCCCGCCGTACGAGTTTCGCGTGGTCGATGCGATCCTGACGAACTTTCACCTTCCGAAATCGACACTGCTGGTGCTCGTGAGCGCCTTTGCCGGGCGCGATCTGATCCTGAAGGCGTACCACGAAGCGGTCGCATCGGAGTACCGGTTCTTCAGCTACGGGGACGCGATGCTTCTGACCTAG
- a CDS encoding glycosyltransferase: MTQPVPIGFCITELDPGGAERALVHLVRRLDRNRWLPIVYCLSRRGPLADDIESAGISLRCLDAGSSLDFRVVGRLRARLREDRPQILQTFLFHANVAGRLAAKRAGVPIVVSGIRVAEQEKGWHLLLERMTRRLVTHHVCVSRRVAGHAIRRMRLDPDRVTVIPNGVDFERFQSASPTDLSCFGIPDDARVLVSVGRLHPQKGYDLLIEAIEPLLAKESPWHLLIVGEGPTRPDLERQVRDAGLEERIHLPGYRDDVPAILAAADAFVLASRWEGMPNAVLEAMAAGLPVLATDVEGIDELLPDGGTGIVCKPKSVHELRRGLERLLTSGDTRTAIGDNAQTVVREQFAIDSVVQRYDELYVRLLSDAGIR, translated from the coding sequence ATGACACAGCCCGTCCCCATCGGATTCTGCATTACCGAGCTTGATCCGGGGGGAGCCGAGCGGGCGCTGGTCCATCTGGTTCGGCGTCTGGATCGTAACAGGTGGCTGCCCATCGTCTACTGTCTGAGCCGCCGCGGCCCGCTGGCAGACGACATCGAGTCGGCGGGCATCTCCCTGCGGTGCCTGGATGCCGGCTCCTCGCTCGATTTTCGCGTCGTTGGACGGCTGCGGGCCCGCCTGCGGGAAGATCGGCCGCAGATTCTCCAGACGTTCCTGTTTCATGCGAACGTCGCGGGACGGTTGGCCGCGAAACGGGCCGGAGTGCCGATCGTCGTCTCCGGCATCCGCGTGGCCGAGCAGGAAAAAGGCTGGCACCTGCTGCTCGAGCGGATGACCCGCCGGCTGGTCACGCACCACGTCTGCGTCAGTCGCCGCGTCGCCGGGCACGCCATCCGCAGGATGCGGCTGGATCCCGACCGGGTCACTGTGATTCCCAACGGCGTCGACTTCGAGCGATTTCAATCTGCTTCGCCAACTGATCTGAGCTGTTTTGGCATTCCCGACGATGCCCGAGTTCTCGTTTCGGTTGGACGACTGCATCCGCAGAAGGGGTACGACCTGCTGATCGAGGCCATCGAGCCGCTGCTGGCAAAGGAGTCCCCCTGGCATCTGCTGATCGTCGGCGAGGGACCCACTCGGCCTGATCTGGAGCGTCAGGTTCGCGACGCGGGCCTGGAGGAGCGAATCCACCTGCCGGGCTACCGCGACGACGTGCCTGCGATTCTGGCGGCGGCCGACGCGTTCGTGCTCGCCTCCCGCTGGGAAGGAATGCCCAACGCCGTTCTGGAAGCGATGGCGGCCGGGCTGCCCGTTCTGGCGACCGATGTCGAGGGAATCGACGAACTGCTCCCGGACGGAGGGACGGGGATCGTCTGCAAGCCGAAGTCGGTGCATGAGTTGCGTCGCGGGCTGGAGCGGCTGTTGACCTCCGGTGACACCCGGACTGCAATCGGGGACAACGCGCAAACGGTTGTGAGAGAACAGTTTGCGATTGACTCTGTGGTGCAGAGGTACGACGAACTTTACGTCCGACTGCTTTCGGACGCCGGGATTCGATGA
- a CDS encoding aspartate kinase, with protein sequence MAAACRAVAAHREGHQVVMVVSARGKKTDELVGLAAEITHTPPAREMDMLLSTGEQESVALMSMAIQTLGEQAVSLTGGQIGIVTDSSFTKARIREISTDRLRRHLDDGSIVVACGFQGVDDAFNITTLGRGGSDTTATALAAALQADECQIYTDVEGVFTTDPRSVPEAKKVPRISYDEMLEMASLGAGVMHSRSIEFAKKFGVPLRVRPSFSDGEGTLIAPEGDGASRVVTGLALVRNEARVSLSELPDRPGVMSLIFSKMSARKIPVDMVVQNVGTGGTAEVSFTVPEADLAETLTAAQEAIDEMGAGQVRSGTNVAKLSAVGAGMRTHSGVAAQMFQTLSDAGVNIQMITTSEIKISVLIDRTGCDDALRAVHAGFHLEAESVPNPPIGVKQQHDAAPARANRRELLQAVVGSLASMEDIVVSEVQLDESQSRITIDNIPDRPGVCAQLFTAVAEGDVMVDMIVQNVSHDGQARVSFTVPRDDLQRCLLLVREVLASWEGASLNYEEEIAQLSVMGIGLRTHTGVGEQMFRALAERDINVQMINTSEIRMSAVVAIEQGQPAHQCLLETFGLAE encoded by the coding sequence ATGGCTGCGGCCTGTCGCGCGGTCGCGGCGCACCGTGAGGGTCATCAGGTGGTGATGGTCGTCAGTGCCCGCGGCAAGAAGACCGACGAACTGGTCGGCCTCGCTGCCGAGATCACCCACACGCCCCCGGCGCGCGAGATGGACATGCTCCTCTCGACCGGCGAGCAGGAATCGGTCGCTCTGATGTCGATGGCCATCCAGACGCTGGGGGAACAGGCAGTCAGCCTGACCGGCGGACAGATCGGCATCGTCACCGACTCCAGCTTCACCAAGGCCCGCATCCGGGAAATCTCCACCGACCGGCTCCGCCGGCACCTCGACGATGGTTCGATCGTCGTCGCATGCGGATTCCAGGGTGTCGACGACGCGTTCAACATCACCACTCTGGGTCGCGGCGGCAGCGACACGACCGCGACGGCACTCGCCGCCGCCCTGCAGGCAGACGAGTGCCAGATCTACACCGACGTCGAAGGGGTCTTCACCACCGATCCCCGCAGCGTTCCGGAAGCCAAGAAGGTGCCTCGCATCTCTTACGACGAGATGCTGGAGATGGCCAGCCTCGGAGCAGGGGTGATGCATTCCCGCTCGATCGAGTTCGCCAAGAAGTTCGGCGTGCCCCTGCGTGTGCGGCCCTCGTTCTCGGACGGCGAAGGGACGCTGATCGCCCCCGAAGGTGACGGCGCCTCGCGGGTCGTTACCGGTCTGGCCCTGGTCCGCAACGAAGCCCGCGTCAGCCTCAGCGAACTGCCGGACCGTCCGGGTGTGATGAGCCTGATCTTCTCCAAGATGTCGGCCCGCAAGATCCCGGTCGACATGGTTGTGCAGAACGTCGGCACCGGAGGCACCGCCGAAGTCTCGTTTACCGTTCCCGAAGCCGATCTCGCCGAGACGCTCACCGCCGCCCAGGAAGCGATCGACGAAATGGGAGCCGGGCAGGTCCGCAGCGGAACGAACGTCGCAAAGCTGTCGGCGGTCGGAGCCGGCATGCGGACGCACAGCGGCGTTGCCGCCCAGATGTTCCAGACGCTCAGCGATGCAGGCGTGAACATCCAGATGATCACGACCAGCGAGATCAAGATTTCGGTGCTCATCGATCGGACCGGCTGTGACGACGCACTGCGGGCGGTGCACGCGGGCTTTCATCTCGAAGCCGAGTCGGTCCCGAATCCCCCGATCGGTGTCAAGCAGCAGCACGATGCGGCACCGGCCCGTGCCAATCGAAGGGAGCTGCTGCAGGCGGTCGTCGGCAGCCTCGCGAGCATGGAAGACATCGTCGTCAGCGAAGTGCAGCTGGACGAGTCGCAGTCCCGGATCACAATCGACAACATTCCGGACCGCCCGGGCGTCTGTGCCCAGCTGTTCACCGCCGTCGCCGAAGGAGACGTGATGGTCGACATGATCGTCCAGAACGTCAGCCACGACGGACAGGCGCGGGTTTCGTTTACGGTGCCGCGGGACGATCTGCAGCGGTGTCTGCTGCTGGTCCGCGAAGTTCTGGCGAGTTGGGAAGGCGCGTCGCTGAACTACGAGGAGGAGATCGCCCAGTTATCGGTGATGGGGATCGGACTGCGAACGCACACCGGTGTCGGCGAGCAGATGTTCCGGGCTCTGGCCGAGCGGGACATCAACGTGCAGATGATCAACACCAGTGAGATCCGCATGAGTGCCGTCGTGGCGATCGAGCAGGGCCAGCCAGCTCACCAGTGCCTGCTGGAGACATTCGGCCTGGCGGAGTAG
- the tsaE gene encoding tRNA (adenosine(37)-N6)-threonylcarbamoyltransferase complex ATPase subunit type 1 TsaE translates to MPSETPFPGVRYEFPSASESETYRFGAALARVLQPGDVVCLNGRLGAGKTRLVQAVAAAMGNDSQPVTSPTFTLIHEYVGDVDLFHVDAYRLRDSDEFLELGGEEILAAGGICLIEWANRIDDVLPRDALHITLDVLGENVREISVSATTGKAAGRVERLRQILEESAQSSGDSASD, encoded by the coding sequence ATGCCGTCTGAAACTCCTTTCCCCGGAGTACGTTACGAATTTCCCTCCGCATCCGAATCGGAGACATATCGCTTCGGTGCGGCCCTCGCTCGTGTGCTTCAGCCGGGAGACGTCGTCTGCCTCAATGGGCGACTGGGGGCCGGTAAAACACGGCTCGTACAGGCGGTTGCGGCAGCGATGGGAAACGACAGCCAGCCGGTGACGAGCCCCACGTTTACGCTGATTCACGAGTACGTGGGAGACGTCGATCTGTTCCACGTCGACGCCTACCGGCTGCGAGACAGCGACGAGTTCCTCGAACTGGGTGGCGAAGAAATCCTCGCGGCCGGCGGCATCTGCCTGATCGAGTGGGCCAACCGGATTGACGACGTGCTTCCCCGCGACGCTCTGCACATCACGCTCGACGTGCTGGGAGAGAACGTGCGGGAGATCAGTGTTTCCGCGACGACAGGGAAAGCCGCCGGTCGGGTCGAGCGTCTCAGGCAGATCCTGGAGGAATCGGCGCAGTCGTCGGGCGACAGTGCTTCAGACTGA
- a CDS encoding zinc-ribbon domain-containing protein, with protein MPLFIIFGISTKLKAKPSGTFICPACQTERTYAELRKSRWFTLFFIPLIPLGSSSQGRVQCTACGSEFDKDVLT; from the coding sequence ATGCCGCTGTTCATCATCTTCGGCATCTCAACGAAGCTGAAAGCGAAGCCGTCCGGGACGTTCATCTGTCCCGCCTGTCAGACAGAGCGGACCTATGCGGAACTTCGCAAGTCCCGCTGGTTCACACTGTTCTTCATCCCGCTGATTCCGCTGGGAAGCAGCAGCCAGGGCCGCGTGCAGTGCACAGCGTGCGGAAGTGAATTCGACAAGGATGTGCTCACGTGA
- a CDS encoding family 16 glycoside hydrolase, producing the protein MALLPLMFSPLAHAEEHRTLLFQDDFERNESQEEKDEIGNGWGTNSARRAGGNRQVDLKDGAMHIFIHETADHAVSVTHPAEFTDGVVELDFMLPGPKDNLGLNFADLQFKEVHAGHLFVVRISTKSADLIDLKTGNMDLEIRELRRAKRLSQAQQQMLDTKRARFPLELKPGKWYRAAVTVRGESLHLAIDGKTVGTFASEGIAHPTKRLLRLSVPGRAVVDNVKIFALNQAETATP; encoded by the coding sequence ATGGCGCTTCTCCCGCTGATGTTCTCGCCGCTTGCTCACGCCGAGGAACATCGCACACTGCTTTTCCAGGACGACTTCGAGCGAAACGAATCGCAGGAAGAGAAGGACGAAATCGGGAACGGCTGGGGCACGAACAGTGCTCGCCGGGCCGGCGGCAACAGGCAGGTCGACCTCAAAGACGGGGCAATGCACATCTTCATTCACGAGACGGCCGACCATGCCGTTTCGGTCACACATCCGGCCGAGTTCACGGACGGAGTCGTCGAGCTCGATTTCATGCTGCCCGGCCCGAAGGACAACCTCGGGCTGAACTTCGCGGACCTGCAGTTCAAGGAAGTTCACGCCGGCCATCTGTTTGTCGTGCGGATCAGCACGAAATCGGCCGATCTGATCGACCTGAAGACCGGCAACATGGACCTGGAGATCCGCGAGCTGCGCCGAGCCAAACGGCTCAGCCAGGCACAGCAGCAAATGCTCGATACGAAGCGGGCCCGGTTTCCGCTCGAGCTGAAGCCCGGCAAGTGGTACCGGGCGGCGGTGACGGTACGCGGAGAGTCTCTTCATCTCGCGATTGACGGCAAGACGGTCGGCACCTTTGCATCGGAAGGGATCGCGCACCCGACGAAACGGCTGCTTCGCCTTTCAGTGCCGGGCAGAGCAGTGGTGGATAACGTGAAGATCTTCGCGCTGAACCAGGCGGAAACGGCCACGCCGTAG
- a CDS encoding PDZ domain-containing protein has product MRLTFTPRNIFACTAAVALGLTTVAPGQDDPIQDRLSPGANASANADADTGESFEDNGTQADADVDANAGANTDTGANADADVDADVRANNRRNRGNDDRNRDGRDGRNQRPGDDDREDGRNRGDDDRDRDGRRDRDDDRRGDRDGNRRGDWIRFGADFDGDGEVDGWEEFYYDDYEELRRRSRDRARRDGRRPFRGNYSANRPGFGPDARREMDRRGDRRRETLRGEIRDIRYDTLNGVEGECMIARVRTEDGRTARVCLGPRTQLRRLDLSDGDRITVYGHPGHINDRAMFFASQVNYDGSQLQVNMPKAPSLKRVRGEIVSTRKAKFRGISERHVLANVELVSGREETMNLGPESKIRRLNLRDGDDISALVRPGRVNGEFAMIAEQVRHDGQTVELPRPQDRSRFGNSDRSQSGNRSRFDGNRSRFDDDRSRFDGNRNRYDDSRNREDDSRDRYDARRPNYDARRQNDDRSEFRGPNPAARNDAEIDGDISAGLGILLRHTDDQGVEIVRVVPNSPAANADLQKGDTLISIDGQPVSTYQDVTRILRDFDANERVTVRVRRNDRLRAASVRLSPRSDLFDEQN; this is encoded by the coding sequence ATGAGACTGACATTTACTCCACGCAACATCTTTGCCTGCACGGCAGCAGTGGCGCTCGGTCTGACGACCGTTGCCCCGGGCCAGGACGACCCGATTCAGGACCGTCTCAGCCCCGGCGCGAACGCGTCCGCCAACGCTGACGCCGATACCGGTGAGTCTTTCGAAGACAACGGCACTCAGGCCGATGCCGATGTGGATGCCAACGCCGGCGCGAACACCGACACCGGTGCGAATGCTGACGCCGACGTTGATGCGGACGTCCGGGCAAACAATCGGCGGAACCGCGGCAACGACGATCGCAACCGGGATGGCCGCGACGGTCGCAACCAGCGACCGGGAGACGATGACCGCGAAGATGGTCGCAATCGTGGCGACGATGACCGGGATCGCGACGGACGGCGTGACCGCGATGACGATCGGCGCGGCGACCGGGACGGCAACCGCCGCGGTGACTGGATCCGCTTCGGCGCCGATTTCGACGGCGACGGTGAGGTCGACGGCTGGGAAGAGTTCTACTACGACGACTACGAAGAGCTCCGCCGCCGCAGCCGTGATCGCGCCCGCCGCGATGGCCGCCGCCCGTTCCGGGGCAACTACTCGGCCAACCGCCCGGGATTCGGCCCGGACGCCCGTCGCGAAATGGATCGCCGTGGCGATCGCCGCCGCGAGACCCTCAGGGGTGAGATCCGCGACATTCGTTACGACACGCTCAACGGCGTCGAAGGCGAATGCATGATCGCCCGCGTCCGGACTGAAGATGGCCGGACCGCCCGCGTCTGCCTTGGACCGCGCACGCAACTGCGCCGACTCGACCTGAGCGATGGTGATCGCATCACCGTCTACGGCCATCCGGGTCACATCAACGACCGGGCGATGTTCTTCGCTTCACAGGTCAACTACGACGGAAGTCAGCTGCAGGTGAACATGCCGAAGGCCCCGAGCCTCAAGCGCGTTCGCGGCGAGATCGTCAGCACGCGCAAGGCGAAGTTCCGCGGCATCAGTGAGCGACATGTCCTTGCGAACGTCGAACTCGTCAGTGGCCGCGAAGAGACGATGAATCTCGGTCCGGAATCGAAGATTCGCCGGCTCAATCTTCGTGATGGCGACGACATCTCGGCACTTGTTCGCCCAGGTCGCGTGAATGGCGAATTCGCCATGATCGCCGAACAGGTTCGCCACGACGGACAGACCGTCGAACTGCCGCGTCCGCAGGATCGAAGCCGCTTCGGCAACTCCGACCGCTCGCAGAGTGGCAACCGCAGCCGCTTTGATGGCAATCGGAGCCGCTTCGACGACGACCGGAGTCGCTTCGATGGCAACCGCAACCGGTACGACGACAGTCGCAACCGGGAAGACGATAGTCGCGACCGCTACGATGCCCGTCGTCCGAACTACGACGCCCGCCGTCAGAACGACGACCGCAGCGAGTTCCGCGGCCCGAATCCGGCCGCACGGAACGATGCCGAGATCGATGGTGACATCAGTGCGGGGCTGGGAATCCTCCTCCGCCACACCGACGATCAAGGTGTTGAAATTGTCCGCGTTGTGCCGAACTCGCCGGCAGCGAACGCCGATCTGCAGAAGGGCGACACCCTGATTTCGATCGACGGTCAGCCGGTCAGTACCTACCAGGACGTGACCCGTATTCTGCGGGACTTCGACGCCAACGAACGCGTGACCGTGCGTGTTCGCCGGAACGACCGTCTGCGGGCGGCAAGCGTCCGATTGAGCCCTCGCTCCGATCTGTTCGATGAGCAGAACTGA
- a CDS encoding DMP19 family protein has translation MQRYAQHRNAHFRKHAALALGAIGTEERIAPISALIADEEWLVRMQAMTGVELALDHGRATQPLRDVAFTPTLALIRESESLEIVQPCCLLLSLDRERASEILLSETYFTPSNRDLADVIRAFNEEKIPITHDRLLPLVEELESRPKQGKYDLALANAISACALNPAGDTEERLRRHLGSQDELVARAAAKGLAALAGVTDPWKHVLQQLDEEHSNVEELTVPQEHYFGVLVYDSEVNNGGHVQYFGNSSGGYWKIAIEGLEAVGSPQRAEILREAIALFGKKGPSSDWDRRGEQLAGFSSRKDSQLKGCDDRYFACSDNLSVLLALYALEHREHFTDSSSSQ, from the coding sequence CTGCAGCGATACGCGCAGCATCGGAACGCCCACTTCCGCAAGCATGCCGCCCTGGCACTGGGTGCGATCGGCACCGAAGAGCGTATCGCCCCGATCTCGGCCCTGATTGCAGATGAAGAATGGCTGGTCCGCATGCAGGCGATGACGGGAGTTGAGCTCGCACTGGATCACGGTCGTGCCACGCAGCCGTTACGGGATGTGGCCTTCACGCCGACACTGGCGCTGATCAGGGAAAGCGAGTCGCTGGAGATTGTCCAGCCCTGCTGTCTGCTGCTCTCGCTTGACCGTGAGCGGGCCTCGGAAATCCTGCTGTCCGAGACGTATTTCACCCCATCGAATCGCGACCTCGCCGACGTGATCCGCGCATTCAACGAGGAAAAGATCCCAATTACACACGACCGGCTGCTGCCCTTGGTCGAAGAACTCGAGTCGAGGCCGAAACAGGGTAAGTACGATCTGGCCCTGGCCAACGCGATCAGCGCGTGCGCGCTCAATCCCGCCGGTGACACAGAGGAACGTCTGCGCCGGCATCTCGGCTCGCAGGATGAACTGGTGGCCAGAGCCGCCGCAAAAGGTCTCGCCGCACTGGCCGGGGTGACCGATCCTTGGAAACACGTCCTGCAGCAACTCGATGAGGAGCACAGTAACGTCGAAGAACTGACGGTCCCTCAGGAACATTACTTCGGCGTTCTGGTGTACGACAGCGAAGTGAACAACGGTGGCCACGTGCAGTACTTCGGCAACTCATCGGGCGGATACTGGAAGATCGCGATCGAAGGCCTGGAGGCGGTCGGTTCGCCTCAGCGGGCAGAGATCCTCAGGGAAGCGATCGCACTGTTCGGCAAGAAGGGACCATCCTCCGACTGGGACCGACGGGGCGAGCAACTGGCCGGCTTCTCATCCCGGAAAGACAGCCAGCTGAAGGGCTGTGACGATCGCTATTTCGCCTGCAGCGACAATCTGAGCGTCCTGCTTGCTCTGTACGCTCTGGAACATCGCGAGCACTTTACCGACTCGTCCTCTTCGCAGTGA